One genomic window of Hyphomonas adhaerens MHS-3 includes the following:
- a CDS encoding MarR family winged helix-turn-helix transcriptional regulator, whose amino-acid sequence MSQYHDLLVALRKITRAIDMHSKKLAKDSGLTAPQLLVLQCVAGDKRAKPSDIARQVHLSQATITSIVDRLVRAGLVVRERNEHDRRSLEVVITDEGKRRLVDAPELLQEGFLSAFDNLADWEKSLLVSSMQKIAFMMHADNLDAAPILEVGDINDSGA is encoded by the coding sequence ATGAGCCAGTATCACGACCTACTTGTCGCGCTGCGGAAAATCACCCGCGCGATTGATATGCATTCCAAGAAATTGGCGAAGGATTCCGGATTGACGGCGCCGCAACTGTTGGTCCTGCAATGCGTCGCCGGGGACAAGCGCGCCAAGCCGAGCGATATCGCGCGTCAGGTTCATCTGTCCCAGGCGACCATCACGTCAATTGTCGACAGACTGGTGCGGGCAGGACTGGTCGTCCGGGAACGAAACGAACACGACCGGAGAAGCCTGGAAGTCGTGATCACCGACGAGGGCAAGAGACGGCTGGTCGATGCGCCGGAACTGCTTCAGGAAGGCTTTCTTTCGGCATTTGACAATCTGGCCGATTGGGAAAAGTCGCTTCTGGTTTCCAGCATGCAGAAAATTGCCTTCATGATGCATGCCGACAATCTTGATGCCGCGCCGATCCTCGAGGTCGGGGATATCAACGACTCGGGAGCCTAG